Proteins encoded by one window of Paraburkholderia terrae:
- a CDS encoding DeoR/GlpR family DNA-binding transcription regulator: protein MFATHRQNEILRLVRAQQTCTITDLANTFAVSDETIRRDLKPLVAEGLLVKVHGGIMLPAQLDEPPFRRRMVEQRDAKRAIAARVAQLIRDGESLMLDGGTTCVHIAQALESHARLTVVTNSAEVARLLAPRNENRVLMAGGELRADDASAVGESALAFFRQFHVRHAIVSVTAIDAKGRFMDAQPADAALARAAFSQAECRIVAADHTKFGHSALVHVLGADGLDILVTDAAPAAGLSKVLAAAGVDVICASPATDDTNEEVV, encoded by the coding sequence ATGTTCGCCACTCACCGACAGAACGAGATCCTGCGGCTCGTCCGCGCGCAGCAGACCTGCACGATCACTGATCTGGCCAACACCTTCGCGGTATCCGACGAAACGATCCGGCGCGATCTGAAGCCGCTCGTGGCCGAGGGACTGCTCGTCAAGGTGCATGGCGGCATCATGCTGCCTGCGCAACTGGACGAACCGCCGTTCAGGCGTCGCATGGTGGAACAACGTGACGCCAAGCGCGCGATCGCAGCGCGCGTCGCGCAACTGATCCGCGACGGCGAGTCGTTGATGCTCGACGGCGGCACGACTTGCGTCCACATCGCGCAGGCGCTCGAGTCGCACGCGCGTCTCACGGTCGTGACCAATTCGGCCGAGGTCGCACGGCTGCTCGCGCCGCGCAACGAGAACCGCGTGCTGATGGCGGGCGGCGAGCTGCGCGCGGACGATGCGTCTGCCGTCGGCGAAAGCGCGCTCGCGTTCTTCCGGCAATTCCATGTGCGCCACGCGATCGTGTCGGTGACGGCCATCGACGCGAAAGGGCGCTTCATGGACGCCCAGCCCGCCGACGCCGCGCTCGCGCGCGCGGCGTTCTCGCAAGCCGAGTGCCGCATCGTCGCCGCCGATCACACGAAGTTCGGCCATAGCGCGCTGGTTCATGTGTTGGGCGCGGATGGCCTCGACATCCTGGTCACGGATGCGGCGCCGGCAGCGGGACTGTCCAAGGTGCTGGCGGCCGCCGGTGTCGACGTGATCTGCGCGTCGCCCGCTACGGACGATACAAATGAGGAAGTCGTCTAA